In Scophthalmus maximus strain ysfricsl-2021 chromosome 16, ASM2237912v1, whole genome shotgun sequence, the following proteins share a genomic window:
- the nfx1 gene encoding transcriptional repressor NF-X1 isoform X5: protein MAEGSSDPPDLNPDGMSHENPHQHKSRRAHQHPPYQREDGARRRGRGRGRTEGNRSINGSSSSEWQSPGSDYFSHSGSNRGVGGYHTSAYRMDGPDRRNWRRDDVIRNSGHTNEDQDTSAKKTRKFGQEQRRREQNKKGTHLKENNTSVEHQRSDDSKGENHPAEIRERAQRSRAGPDSQHDDYQKKHSETKRQQGPIKPLKLPTQEEVGSEGGASGQDNSDHSRSSQNPNSKARGGSGRHTALQAQGGRRTHRQNHKPGPRNRDKMPESKETQTGCLIEQLSEEKYECMVCCDIIRLMAPVWSCQSCFHVFHLNCIKKWARSSASQADDSAEGWRCPACQNVSPKQPTSYSCFCGKVTNPKWQRSEIPHSCGDMCGKKRSGVDCNHPCNILCHPGPCPQCPAFVTKSCICRKTSQPMRCGQATVLRCDKVCGALLNCAEHTCTQVCHSGACQPCQLQVQQVCYCGVTTREVLCGTDKEGFDGLGHCSCQKTCGKMLDCKAHQCQQVCHRGPCQLCPRSPTLVKTCPCGQTLLAKLLELGYSERHCCSDPIPSCGKMCNKPLACGSSDIIHLCENICHEGRCGPCSLTSTIRCRCGSKTKEVPCATIQKEEELVFTCEKRCNKKRSCGRHKCGELCCVTLEHKCPLICSYKLNCGLHRCQEPCHRGNCEPCWQSSFDELTCHCGLTVLYPPISCGTKPPECKNLCTRRHECDHPVFHNCHSEEKCPPCTYLTQKWCMGKHEQRSNIPCHLQDISCGLTCNKMLPCEMHRCRRICHRGDCLAEGTCQQSCMLPRQDCGHPCSVLCHKGSSCPRTTCTAKVALQCDCGRRKETAICTEAASSYRRYAAIAMASKLSDMQLGDSMDIGPLLTKKELKQTRLECDQECATLERNRRLAEALQIDSSTDPFNVRSTSIYSDSLKEDARKDLKFVTDVEEEIKNLVELVNKAKQPKRSHCFPPMNREHRKIIHELAEVYGVESVSYDTEPKRNVVITAQKGKSICPNATLKSLIERETAARAPPPIAHIKQHSSKVAGETTWSKMVKEEPVIDYFDVQD from the exons ATGGCCGAAGGCTCCTCAG ACCCACCTGACCTCAATCCAGATGGGATGTCACATGAAAATCCGCATCAGCACAAATCCAGAAGAG CGCATCAGCATCCTCCCTACCAAAGAGAGGATGGAGCCAGAAGGCGAGGCAGAGGTAGAGGGAGGACAGAAGGGAACAGAAGTATAAATGGGAGCTCCAGCTCCGAGTGGCAAAGTCCTGGAAGTGACTATTTCTCCCACAGTGGAAGCAACAGAGGTGTGGGTGGCTATCATACATCTGCGTATCGCATGGATGGACCTGATAGGCGTAACTGGAGAAGAGATGATGTGATCAGAAATTCGGGACACACCAATGAAGACCAGGACACCTCTgcgaaaaaaacaagaaagtttGGCCAGGAGCAGAGAAGAcgagaacaaaacaagaaaggCACCCACTTAAAGGAGAATAACACTTCAGTCGAGCATCAGAGGTCAGATGACTCCAAAGGAGAAAATCACCCTGCAGAAATTAGAGAGAGAGCTCAGCGGAGCAGAGCAGGGCCAGACTCTCAACATGATGATTATCAGAAGAAACACTCTGAGACAAAGCGACAACAAGGACCGATCAAACCGCTCAAACTACCAACTCAAGAGGAGGTGGGCTCGGAGGGGGGAGCCAGCGGCCAAGATAACTCGGACCACAGCAGATCATCTCAGAATCCAAACAGTAAAGCTAGGGGAGGTTCGGGAAGACACACAGCCCTCCAGGCCCAAGGAGGGAGACGAACACACCGTCAAAACCACAAACCTGGTCCGAGGAACCGGGACAAGATGCCAGAGAGcaaggagacacagacag GTTGTCTTATTGAACAACTATCTGAAGAGAAGTATGAGTGCATGGTGTGCTGTGATATCATCCGACTCATGGCCCCAGTGTGGAGCTGCCAGAGCTGCTTTCATGTCTTCCACCTGAACTGTATCAAGAAATGGGCTCGATCCTCAGCCTCTCAGGCAGACG ATTCAGCTGAAGGTTGGCGTTGTCCAGCCTGCCAGAATGTTTCACCGAAACAGCCGACTTCCTACTCCTGCTTCTGTG GGAAAGTGACAAACCCGAAGTGGCAGCGCAGTGAGATTCCCCACAGTTGTGGTGATAtgtgtggaaagaaaagaagtggagTGGACTGCAACCACCCCTGTAACAT CTTATGTCACCCTGGACCTTGTCCACAATGTCCTGCCTTTGTAACAAAATCCTGCATTTGTAGGAAGACCAG TCAACCAATGCGTTGCGGGCAGGCTACAGTGCTGCGGTGTGACAAAGTGTGTGGTGCTTTACTCAACTGTGCTGAACATACCTGTACACAGGTGTGCCACAGTGGAGCATGTCAGCCCTGCCAGCTGCAGGTTCAGCAGG TTTGCTACTGTGGAGTCACAACTCGTGAAGTCCTGTGTGGAACAGATAAAGAAGGATTTGATGGTCTGGGACATTGCTCCTGTCAAAAAACGTGTGGAAA GATGTTGGACTGCAAAGCCCACCAGTGTCAGCAGGTGTGCCACCGCGGTCCATGCCAGCTGTGCCCACGCTCCCCTACTCTGGTGAAGACTTGTCCCTGTGGTCAGACACTGCTGGCCAAACTCCTGGAACTGGGCTACTCAGAACGACATTGCTGCTCTGATCCCATCCCTTCCTGTGGAAAGATGTGCAACAAACCCCTGGCCTGTGGCTCTAGTG ACATCATCCATCTGTGTGAGAATATTTGCCACGAGGGCAGATGTGGGCCCTGCTCGCTGACCTCTACTATCAGATGCAGATGTGGTTCCAAGACCAAG gaggTCCCATGTGCAACAATccagaaagagg AGGAGCTGGTCTTCACTTGCGAGAAGCGATGCAACAAGAAACGATCCTGTGGCCGACATAAGTGTGGCGAGCTGTGTTGTGTG ACTCTGGAGCACAAGTGCCCACTGATCTGCAGCTACAAGCTCAACTGTGGCCTCCACCGCTGCCAGGAGCCTTGTCACCGTGGAAACTGTGAACCTTGCTGGCAGTCCA GTTTTGATGAACTGACATGTCACTGTGGGCTCACTGTGTTGTACCCGCCCATCTCCTGTGGCACCAAGCCACCAGAGTGCAAAAATCTGTGCACAAGAAGACATGAGTGTGATCACCCAG TCTTTCACAACTGCCACAGTGAAGAGAAGTGTCCACCTTGCACATACCTCACTCAGAAGTGGTGCATGGGGAAGCACGAG CAACGCAGCAACATCCCATGTCATCTACAAGACATTTCTTGCGGCCTGACATGTAACAAAATGCTGCCATGTGAAATGCACCGCTGCAGACGGATTTGCCACCGGGGCGATTGCTTGGCAGAAGGCACTTGCCAGCAGTCCTGCATGTTGCCTCGTCAAGACTGTGGTCACCCGTGCTCTGTTCTCTGTCATAAAGGCAGCAGCTGCCCACGCACCACATGCACTGCCAAG GTAGCTCTACAGTGTGATTGTGGTCGAAGAAAGGAGACAGCCATTTGCACAGAAGCAGCCAGTTCATATCGGAG GTATGCAGCCATCGCTATGGCCAGTAAACTGTCTGACATGCAGCTTGGCGATTCAATGGACATTGGCCCGCTTCTTACTAAGAAGGAGCTGAAACAAACCAG GCTTGAATGCGACCAAGAGTGTGCTACCTTGGAGAGAAACAGGCGCTTGGCTGAGGCATTACAGATAGACTCATCTACTGACCCCTTCAATGTCCGCTCTACCTCCATATACAGTGACAGCCTCAAAGAGGATGCCAG gaaagaTCTCAAATTTGTCACAGATGTGGAAGAGGAGATCAAGAATCTTGTTGAACTTGTTAATAAG GCAAAACAGCCAAAAAGGAGCCACTGTTTCCCGCCCATGAACAGAGAACACCGGAAGATCATCCATGAGCTAGCCGAGGTCTACGGTGTAGAGAGCGTGAGCTACGATACCGAGCCCAAACGCAATGTGGTCATCACAGCCCAAAA GGGCAAGTCAATCTGTCCAAACGCAACCCTGAAATcactgatagagagagagacggctgCGAGAGCACCTCCTCCCATCGCTCATATCAAACAGCACAGCAGCAA GGTTGCCGGTGAAACCACCTGGTCGAAGATGGTTAAAGAAGAGCCTGTGATCGATTATTTTGATGTCCAGGACTAA
- the nfx1 gene encoding transcriptional repressor NF-X1 isoform X2 — protein sequence MAEGSSDPPDLNPDGMSHENPHQHKSRRGQSRYNNDRKCNSTSYDSSQQFGHFHQGFNPPFSYNDSNYPAHQHPPYQREDGARRRGRGRGRTEGNRSINGSSSSEWQSPGSDYFSHSGSNRGVGGYHTSAYRMDGPDRRNWRRDDVIRNSGHTNEDQDTSAKKTRKFGQEQRRREQNKKGTHLKENNTSVEHQRSDDSKGENHPAEIRERAQRSRAGPDSQHDDYQKKHSETKRQQGPIKPLKLPTQEEVGSEGGASGQDNSDHSRSSQNPNSKARGGSGRHTALQAQGGRRTHRQNHKPGPRNRDKMPESKETQTGCLIEQLSEEKYECMVCCDIIRLMAPVWSCQSCFHVFHLNCIKKWARSSASQADDSAEGWRCPACQNVSPKQPTSYSCFCGKVTNPKWQRSEIPHSCGDMCGKKRSGVDCNHPCNILCHPGPCPQCPAFVTKSCICRKTSQPMRCGQATVLRCDKVCGALLNCAEHTCTQVCHSGACQPCQLQVQQVCYCGVTTREVLCGTDKEGFDGLGHCSCQKTCGKMLDCKAHQCQQVCHRGPCQLCPRSPTLVKTCPCGQTLLAKLLELGYSERHCCSDPIPSCGKMCNKPLACGSSDIIHLCENICHEGRCGPCSLTSTIRCRCGSKTKEVPCATIQKEEELVFTCEKRCNKKRSCGRHKCGELCCVTLEHKCPLICSYKLNCGLHRCQEPCHRGNCEPCWQSSFDELTCHCGLTVLYPPISCGTKPPECKNLCTRRHECDHPVFHNCHSEEKCPPCTYLTQKWCMGKHEQRSNIPCHLQDISCGLTCNKMLPCEMHRCRRICHRGDCLAEGTCQQSCMLPRQDCGHPCSVLCHKGSSCPRTTCTAKVALQCDCGRRKETAICTEAASSYRRYAAIAMASKLSDMQLGDSMDIGPLLTKKELKQTRLECDQECATLERNRRLAEALQIDSSTDPFNVRSTSIYSDSLKEDARKDLKFVTDVEEEIKNLVELVNKAKQPKRSHCFPPMNREHRKIIHELAEVYGVESVSYDTEPKRNVVITAQKGKSICPNATLKSLIERETAARAPPPIAHIKQHSSKVAGETTWSKMVKEEPVIDYFDVQD from the exons ATGGCCGAAGGCTCCTCAG ACCCACCTGACCTCAATCCAGATGGGATGTCACATGAAAATCCGCATCAGCACAAATCCAGAAGAGGTCAGTCCAGAtacaacaatgacagaaaatgtaatagTACTAGTTATGATTCTTCTCAACAATTTGGACACTTTCATCAAGGCTTTAACCCCCCATTTAGTTATAATGATTCAAATTATCCAGCGCATCAGCATCCTCCCTACCAAAGAGAGGATGGAGCCAGAAGGCGAGGCAGAGGTAGAGGGAGGACAGAAGGGAACAGAAGTATAAATGGGAGCTCCAGCTCCGAGTGGCAAAGTCCTGGAAGTGACTATTTCTCCCACAGTGGAAGCAACAGAGGTGTGGGTGGCTATCATACATCTGCGTATCGCATGGATGGACCTGATAGGCGTAACTGGAGAAGAGATGATGTGATCAGAAATTCGGGACACACCAATGAAGACCAGGACACCTCTgcgaaaaaaacaagaaagtttGGCCAGGAGCAGAGAAGAcgagaacaaaacaagaaaggCACCCACTTAAAGGAGAATAACACTTCAGTCGAGCATCAGAGGTCAGATGACTCCAAAGGAGAAAATCACCCTGCAGAAATTAGAGAGAGAGCTCAGCGGAGCAGAGCAGGGCCAGACTCTCAACATGATGATTATCAGAAGAAACACTCTGAGACAAAGCGACAACAAGGACCGATCAAACCGCTCAAACTACCAACTCAAGAGGAGGTGGGCTCGGAGGGGGGAGCCAGCGGCCAAGATAACTCGGACCACAGCAGATCATCTCAGAATCCAAACAGTAAAGCTAGGGGAGGTTCGGGAAGACACACAGCCCTCCAGGCCCAAGGAGGGAGACGAACACACCGTCAAAACCACAAACCTGGTCCGAGGAACCGGGACAAGATGCCAGAGAGcaaggagacacagacag GTTGTCTTATTGAACAACTATCTGAAGAGAAGTATGAGTGCATGGTGTGCTGTGATATCATCCGACTCATGGCCCCAGTGTGGAGCTGCCAGAGCTGCTTTCATGTCTTCCACCTGAACTGTATCAAGAAATGGGCTCGATCCTCAGCCTCTCAGGCAGACG ATTCAGCTGAAGGTTGGCGTTGTCCAGCCTGCCAGAATGTTTCACCGAAACAGCCGACTTCCTACTCCTGCTTCTGTG GGAAAGTGACAAACCCGAAGTGGCAGCGCAGTGAGATTCCCCACAGTTGTGGTGATAtgtgtggaaagaaaagaagtggagTGGACTGCAACCACCCCTGTAACAT CTTATGTCACCCTGGACCTTGTCCACAATGTCCTGCCTTTGTAACAAAATCCTGCATTTGTAGGAAGACCAG TCAACCAATGCGTTGCGGGCAGGCTACAGTGCTGCGGTGTGACAAAGTGTGTGGTGCTTTACTCAACTGTGCTGAACATACCTGTACACAGGTGTGCCACAGTGGAGCATGTCAGCCCTGCCAGCTGCAGGTTCAGCAGG TTTGCTACTGTGGAGTCACAACTCGTGAAGTCCTGTGTGGAACAGATAAAGAAGGATTTGATGGTCTGGGACATTGCTCCTGTCAAAAAACGTGTGGAAA GATGTTGGACTGCAAAGCCCACCAGTGTCAGCAGGTGTGCCACCGCGGTCCATGCCAGCTGTGCCCACGCTCCCCTACTCTGGTGAAGACTTGTCCCTGTGGTCAGACACTGCTGGCCAAACTCCTGGAACTGGGCTACTCAGAACGACATTGCTGCTCTGATCCCATCCCTTCCTGTGGAAAGATGTGCAACAAACCCCTGGCCTGTGGCTCTAGTG ACATCATCCATCTGTGTGAGAATATTTGCCACGAGGGCAGATGTGGGCCCTGCTCGCTGACCTCTACTATCAGATGCAGATGTGGTTCCAAGACCAAG gaggTCCCATGTGCAACAATccagaaagagg AGGAGCTGGTCTTCACTTGCGAGAAGCGATGCAACAAGAAACGATCCTGTGGCCGACATAAGTGTGGCGAGCTGTGTTGTGTG ACTCTGGAGCACAAGTGCCCACTGATCTGCAGCTACAAGCTCAACTGTGGCCTCCACCGCTGCCAGGAGCCTTGTCACCGTGGAAACTGTGAACCTTGCTGGCAGTCCA GTTTTGATGAACTGACATGTCACTGTGGGCTCACTGTGTTGTACCCGCCCATCTCCTGTGGCACCAAGCCACCAGAGTGCAAAAATCTGTGCACAAGAAGACATGAGTGTGATCACCCAG TCTTTCACAACTGCCACAGTGAAGAGAAGTGTCCACCTTGCACATACCTCACTCAGAAGTGGTGCATGGGGAAGCACGAG CAACGCAGCAACATCCCATGTCATCTACAAGACATTTCTTGCGGCCTGACATGTAACAAAATGCTGCCATGTGAAATGCACCGCTGCAGACGGATTTGCCACCGGGGCGATTGCTTGGCAGAAGGCACTTGCCAGCAGTCCTGCATGTTGCCTCGTCAAGACTGTGGTCACCCGTGCTCTGTTCTCTGTCATAAAGGCAGCAGCTGCCCACGCACCACATGCACTGCCAAG GTAGCTCTACAGTGTGATTGTGGTCGAAGAAAGGAGACAGCCATTTGCACAGAAGCAGCCAGTTCATATCGGAG GTATGCAGCCATCGCTATGGCCAGTAAACTGTCTGACATGCAGCTTGGCGATTCAATGGACATTGGCCCGCTTCTTACTAAGAAGGAGCTGAAACAAACCAG GCTTGAATGCGACCAAGAGTGTGCTACCTTGGAGAGAAACAGGCGCTTGGCTGAGGCATTACAGATAGACTCATCTACTGACCCCTTCAATGTCCGCTCTACCTCCATATACAGTGACAGCCTCAAAGAGGATGCCAG gaaagaTCTCAAATTTGTCACAGATGTGGAAGAGGAGATCAAGAATCTTGTTGAACTTGTTAATAAG GCAAAACAGCCAAAAAGGAGCCACTGTTTCCCGCCCATGAACAGAGAACACCGGAAGATCATCCATGAGCTAGCCGAGGTCTACGGTGTAGAGAGCGTGAGCTACGATACCGAGCCCAAACGCAATGTGGTCATCACAGCCCAAAA GGGCAAGTCAATCTGTCCAAACGCAACCCTGAAATcactgatagagagagagacggctgCGAGAGCACCTCCTCCCATCGCTCATATCAAACAGCACAGCAGCAA GGTTGCCGGTGAAACCACCTGGTCGAAGATGGTTAAAGAAGAGCCTGTGATCGATTATTTTGATGTCCAGGACTAA
- the nfx1 gene encoding transcriptional repressor NF-X1 isoform X1, with translation MLLVAILMRTFCHRSNTVSISDPPDLNPDGMSHENPHQHKSRRGQSRYNNDRKCNSTSYDSSQQFGHFHQGFNPPFSYNDSNYPAHQHPPYQREDGARRRGRGRGRTEGNRSINGSSSSEWQSPGSDYFSHSGSNRGVGGYHTSAYRMDGPDRRNWRRDDVIRNSGHTNEDQDTSAKKTRKFGQEQRRREQNKKGTHLKENNTSVEHQRSDDSKGENHPAEIRERAQRSRAGPDSQHDDYQKKHSETKRQQGPIKPLKLPTQEEVGSEGGASGQDNSDHSRSSQNPNSKARGGSGRHTALQAQGGRRTHRQNHKPGPRNRDKMPESKETQTGCLIEQLSEEKYECMVCCDIIRLMAPVWSCQSCFHVFHLNCIKKWARSSASQADDSAEGWRCPACQNVSPKQPTSYSCFCGKVTNPKWQRSEIPHSCGDMCGKKRSGVDCNHPCNILCHPGPCPQCPAFVTKSCICRKTSQPMRCGQATVLRCDKVCGALLNCAEHTCTQVCHSGACQPCQLQVQQVCYCGVTTREVLCGTDKEGFDGLGHCSCQKTCGKMLDCKAHQCQQVCHRGPCQLCPRSPTLVKTCPCGQTLLAKLLELGYSERHCCSDPIPSCGKMCNKPLACGSSDIIHLCENICHEGRCGPCSLTSTIRCRCGSKTKEVPCATIQKEEELVFTCEKRCNKKRSCGRHKCGELCCVTLEHKCPLICSYKLNCGLHRCQEPCHRGNCEPCWQSSFDELTCHCGLTVLYPPISCGTKPPECKNLCTRRHECDHPVFHNCHSEEKCPPCTYLTQKWCMGKHEQRSNIPCHLQDISCGLTCNKMLPCEMHRCRRICHRGDCLAEGTCQQSCMLPRQDCGHPCSVLCHKGSSCPRTTCTAKVALQCDCGRRKETAICTEAASSYRRYAAIAMASKLSDMQLGDSMDIGPLLTKKELKQTRLECDQECATLERNRRLAEALQIDSSTDPFNVRSTSIYSDSLKEDARKDLKFVTDVEEEIKNLVELVNKAKQPKRSHCFPPMNREHRKIIHELAEVYGVESVSYDTEPKRNVVITAQKGKSICPNATLKSLIERETAARAPPPIAHIKQHSSKVAGETTWSKMVKEEPVIDYFDVQD, from the exons atgttgctgGTAGCCATCTTGATGCGCACATTCTGCCACCGGTCAAATACCGTGAGCATCTCTG ACCCACCTGACCTCAATCCAGATGGGATGTCACATGAAAATCCGCATCAGCACAAATCCAGAAGAGGTCAGTCCAGAtacaacaatgacagaaaatgtaatagTACTAGTTATGATTCTTCTCAACAATTTGGACACTTTCATCAAGGCTTTAACCCCCCATTTAGTTATAATGATTCAAATTATCCAGCGCATCAGCATCCTCCCTACCAAAGAGAGGATGGAGCCAGAAGGCGAGGCAGAGGTAGAGGGAGGACAGAAGGGAACAGAAGTATAAATGGGAGCTCCAGCTCCGAGTGGCAAAGTCCTGGAAGTGACTATTTCTCCCACAGTGGAAGCAACAGAGGTGTGGGTGGCTATCATACATCTGCGTATCGCATGGATGGACCTGATAGGCGTAACTGGAGAAGAGATGATGTGATCAGAAATTCGGGACACACCAATGAAGACCAGGACACCTCTgcgaaaaaaacaagaaagtttGGCCAGGAGCAGAGAAGAcgagaacaaaacaagaaaggCACCCACTTAAAGGAGAATAACACTTCAGTCGAGCATCAGAGGTCAGATGACTCCAAAGGAGAAAATCACCCTGCAGAAATTAGAGAGAGAGCTCAGCGGAGCAGAGCAGGGCCAGACTCTCAACATGATGATTATCAGAAGAAACACTCTGAGACAAAGCGACAACAAGGACCGATCAAACCGCTCAAACTACCAACTCAAGAGGAGGTGGGCTCGGAGGGGGGAGCCAGCGGCCAAGATAACTCGGACCACAGCAGATCATCTCAGAATCCAAACAGTAAAGCTAGGGGAGGTTCGGGAAGACACACAGCCCTCCAGGCCCAAGGAGGGAGACGAACACACCGTCAAAACCACAAACCTGGTCCGAGGAACCGGGACAAGATGCCAGAGAGcaaggagacacagacag GTTGTCTTATTGAACAACTATCTGAAGAGAAGTATGAGTGCATGGTGTGCTGTGATATCATCCGACTCATGGCCCCAGTGTGGAGCTGCCAGAGCTGCTTTCATGTCTTCCACCTGAACTGTATCAAGAAATGGGCTCGATCCTCAGCCTCTCAGGCAGACG ATTCAGCTGAAGGTTGGCGTTGTCCAGCCTGCCAGAATGTTTCACCGAAACAGCCGACTTCCTACTCCTGCTTCTGTG GGAAAGTGACAAACCCGAAGTGGCAGCGCAGTGAGATTCCCCACAGTTGTGGTGATAtgtgtggaaagaaaagaagtggagTGGACTGCAACCACCCCTGTAACAT CTTATGTCACCCTGGACCTTGTCCACAATGTCCTGCCTTTGTAACAAAATCCTGCATTTGTAGGAAGACCAG TCAACCAATGCGTTGCGGGCAGGCTACAGTGCTGCGGTGTGACAAAGTGTGTGGTGCTTTACTCAACTGTGCTGAACATACCTGTACACAGGTGTGCCACAGTGGAGCATGTCAGCCCTGCCAGCTGCAGGTTCAGCAGG TTTGCTACTGTGGAGTCACAACTCGTGAAGTCCTGTGTGGAACAGATAAAGAAGGATTTGATGGTCTGGGACATTGCTCCTGTCAAAAAACGTGTGGAAA GATGTTGGACTGCAAAGCCCACCAGTGTCAGCAGGTGTGCCACCGCGGTCCATGCCAGCTGTGCCCACGCTCCCCTACTCTGGTGAAGACTTGTCCCTGTGGTCAGACACTGCTGGCCAAACTCCTGGAACTGGGCTACTCAGAACGACATTGCTGCTCTGATCCCATCCCTTCCTGTGGAAAGATGTGCAACAAACCCCTGGCCTGTGGCTCTAGTG ACATCATCCATCTGTGTGAGAATATTTGCCACGAGGGCAGATGTGGGCCCTGCTCGCTGACCTCTACTATCAGATGCAGATGTGGTTCCAAGACCAAG gaggTCCCATGTGCAACAATccagaaagagg AGGAGCTGGTCTTCACTTGCGAGAAGCGATGCAACAAGAAACGATCCTGTGGCCGACATAAGTGTGGCGAGCTGTGTTGTGTG ACTCTGGAGCACAAGTGCCCACTGATCTGCAGCTACAAGCTCAACTGTGGCCTCCACCGCTGCCAGGAGCCTTGTCACCGTGGAAACTGTGAACCTTGCTGGCAGTCCA GTTTTGATGAACTGACATGTCACTGTGGGCTCACTGTGTTGTACCCGCCCATCTCCTGTGGCACCAAGCCACCAGAGTGCAAAAATCTGTGCACAAGAAGACATGAGTGTGATCACCCAG TCTTTCACAACTGCCACAGTGAAGAGAAGTGTCCACCTTGCACATACCTCACTCAGAAGTGGTGCATGGGGAAGCACGAG CAACGCAGCAACATCCCATGTCATCTACAAGACATTTCTTGCGGCCTGACATGTAACAAAATGCTGCCATGTGAAATGCACCGCTGCAGACGGATTTGCCACCGGGGCGATTGCTTGGCAGAAGGCACTTGCCAGCAGTCCTGCATGTTGCCTCGTCAAGACTGTGGTCACCCGTGCTCTGTTCTCTGTCATAAAGGCAGCAGCTGCCCACGCACCACATGCACTGCCAAG GTAGCTCTACAGTGTGATTGTGGTCGAAGAAAGGAGACAGCCATTTGCACAGAAGCAGCCAGTTCATATCGGAG GTATGCAGCCATCGCTATGGCCAGTAAACTGTCTGACATGCAGCTTGGCGATTCAATGGACATTGGCCCGCTTCTTACTAAGAAGGAGCTGAAACAAACCAG GCTTGAATGCGACCAAGAGTGTGCTACCTTGGAGAGAAACAGGCGCTTGGCTGAGGCATTACAGATAGACTCATCTACTGACCCCTTCAATGTCCGCTCTACCTCCATATACAGTGACAGCCTCAAAGAGGATGCCAG gaaagaTCTCAAATTTGTCACAGATGTGGAAGAGGAGATCAAGAATCTTGTTGAACTTGTTAATAAG GCAAAACAGCCAAAAAGGAGCCACTGTTTCCCGCCCATGAACAGAGAACACCGGAAGATCATCCATGAGCTAGCCGAGGTCTACGGTGTAGAGAGCGTGAGCTACGATACCGAGCCCAAACGCAATGTGGTCATCACAGCCCAAAA GGGCAAGTCAATCTGTCCAAACGCAACCCTGAAATcactgatagagagagagacggctgCGAGAGCACCTCCTCCCATCGCTCATATCAAACAGCACAGCAGCAA GGTTGCCGGTGAAACCACCTGGTCGAAGATGGTTAAAGAAGAGCCTGTGATCGATTATTTTGATGTCCAGGACTAA